A region from the Caldicellulosiruptor naganoensis genome encodes:
- a CDS encoding NAD(P)/FAD-dependent oxidoreductase: MHEYSVIVIGGGPAGLAAALKSFENLDDKRILIIERDSFLGGILNQCIHPGFGLHYFKEELTGPEYAQRFIELVEKNGIEYLTDTHVMDITPEKEVTIVNKHGLKKLKAKAIVLAMGARERTRGAVQIPGTRPAGIFTAGQAQRFINIEGYKIGKKAVIVGSGDIGLIMARRLTLEGIEVKAVVEIMPYSTGLRRNIVQCLEDFGIPLLLSHKVVKIHGNERVEGVTISVVDSDFKEIPGTQRFIECDTVLFSVGLIPENELSKKAGVVIDERTGGPFVDNTFSTTANGIFACGNVLHIHDLVDNVTLEAETAGKYAALYCQNPELFQKGKLTNIIASDGIRYVVPQHLNRNFLEPTILRFRVNNVYHDKVILLINSGKKLLKIKKQYLSPGEMESIALSEKILSQMDFSEDIILKLEDDK; the protein is encoded by the coding sequence ATGCATGAGTATAGTGTAATAGTCATAGGTGGTGGGCCTGCAGGGCTTGCAGCAGCCTTAAAGAGTTTTGAAAACTTAGATGATAAAAGGATTTTGATAATAGAAAGAGATAGTTTTTTAGGTGGAATTTTGAATCAGTGTATTCACCCCGGTTTTGGTCTTCATTATTTCAAAGAAGAACTAACAGGACCTGAATATGCTCAAAGGTTTATTGAATTGGTTGAGAAAAATGGCATTGAGTACTTGACAGACACACATGTAATGGATATAACTCCTGAGAAAGAAGTTACAATTGTCAACAAACATGGTCTTAAAAAGCTCAAAGCAAAGGCAATTGTGCTTGCAATGGGAGCAAGAGAAAGAACAAGAGGTGCAGTCCAGATACCAGGTACACGCCCGGCAGGGATCTTTACTGCAGGACAAGCTCAGAGGTTTATAAACATCGAAGGGTATAAAATTGGCAAAAAGGCAGTAATAGTTGGCTCAGGGGACATTGGCCTTATTATGGCAAGAAGGCTCACGTTAGAGGGAATTGAGGTAAAAGCAGTTGTTGAGATAATGCCATACTCAACAGGGCTCAGAAGAAACATTGTCCAGTGTTTAGAGGACTTTGGTATTCCACTTCTTCTTTCTCACAAAGTAGTAAAAATCCACGGCAATGAAAGAGTTGAAGGTGTTACAATATCGGTTGTTGACAGCGATTTTAAAGAAATTCCAGGTACTCAAAGGTTTATTGAATGCGACACAGTACTTTTTTCTGTCGGACTGATTCCTGAAAACGAGCTTAGCAAAAAAGCAGGGGTAGTGATAGATGAAAGAACAGGTGGACCATTTGTAGATAACACATTTTCTACTACTGCCAATGGCATATTTGCATGCGGGAATGTCCTTCATATCCATGACCTTGTTGATAATGTAACTTTAGAGGCTGAGACTGCTGGTAAGTACGCGGCACTTTATTGCCAAAATCCAGAACTTTTTCAAAAAGGAAAACTAACAAATATTATAGCATCAGATGGTATCAGATATGTTGTACCACAGCACTTGAACAGGAACTTTTTGGAACCTACAATTTTAAGATTTAGAGTTAACAATGTTTACCACGACAAAGTAATTCTACTTATAAATTCAGGCAAAAAGCTTTTGAAAATAAAAAAGCAGTACCTTTCACCTGGTGAGATGGAAAGCATCGCCTTGTCCGAAAAAATATTATCTCAGATGGATTTTTCTGAGGATATAATCTTGAAGCTTGAAGATGATAAATAG
- a CDS encoding iron-containing alcohol dehydrogenase family protein, whose amino-acid sequence MSKFFLPTKVIFEKDGILKNKDLFRLGKKAFIVTSPSSLMNGSLEDVTTVLKELSIEYSIYSKIAQNPSVEQIDEVSKLAREFSPDFIIGIGGGSPLDSSKAVAVLCAEKNLKAQDLFDSKFEKCLPIVAIPTTCGTGSEVTPYSILTLKTIENKKSFASELIFPKIAIVDYKYLTTLPHNVIVNTLFDALSHVIEGYLSKSSDHIIEAYAKKALSLFASSKGNLKENTLKETDLEKFAWISLIGGIIIAQTGTLIVHPLGYNLTYYHDIPHGRANAILLSSFLRLESKYLKEEVSFVLNNMGFESIDEFSEFVRFFVKESIPKLPGDRIEYYAKRALESKNVANLRHAISLDEMIDVLKSSVE is encoded by the coding sequence ATGAGCAAATTTTTCTTGCCAACAAAGGTAATATTTGAAAAAGATGGGATTTTGAAAAACAAAGACCTTTTCAGGCTTGGCAAGAAAGCTTTCATTGTTACATCTCCGTCCTCTCTGATGAACGGCTCATTAGAAGATGTAACAACTGTATTAAAGGAACTTTCAATTGAATATTCAATATACAGCAAAATTGCTCAGAATCCAAGCGTGGAACAGATAGATGAAGTTTCAAAATTGGCAAGAGAGTTTTCCCCGGACTTTATAATTGGAATTGGTGGAGGTTCTCCTCTTGACTCATCAAAGGCAGTGGCAGTGCTGTGTGCTGAAAAAAATCTAAAAGCTCAGGACCTTTTTGACTCAAAATTTGAAAAGTGCTTACCTATAGTTGCAATTCCAACAACATGTGGTACAGGAAGCGAGGTTACTCCATATTCTATTTTGACTTTGAAAACAATTGAAAATAAAAAGAGTTTTGCATCAGAATTAATATTCCCTAAAATCGCTATAGTCGACTATAAATATCTCACCACTCTCCCTCACAACGTTATTGTAAACACCCTCTTTGATGCTCTTTCCCATGTGATAGAAGGCTACCTTTCAAAATCCTCAGACCATATAATTGAAGCTTACGCTAAAAAAGCCTTGAGCCTGTTTGCAAGCTCAAAAGGTAATCTAAAAGAGAACACTCTAAAAGAAACTGACCTTGAAAAGTTTGCATGGATATCATTGATTGGGGGAATAATTATTGCACAAACAGGTACTTTAATTGTTCATCCTTTAGGGTACAACCTCACTTATTACCATGACATCCCACATGGAAGAGCCAATGCAATCTTACTTTCAAGCTTTTTGAGGCTTGAGAGCAAATATTTAAAAGAAGAAGTAAGCTTTGTTTTAAACAACATGGGCTTTGAAAGCATAGACGAATTTTCTGAGTTTGTAAGATTTTTTGTTAAAGAGTCTATTCCAAAATTACCAGGTGACAGGATAGAATATTATGCAAAAAGAGCACTTGAGTCTAAAAATGTAGCAAACTTAAGACATGCAATCTCGCTTGATGAAATGATAGATGTTTTGAAATCTTCGGTTGAGTAG
- a CDS encoding FMN-dependent NADH-azoreductase, with the protein MAKLLYIKANPKSDQSLRTFIISEHFIKVYKEFHPNDQIITLDLYKEGIHFLSQEDINDIFAPKTEASKHHPILKYAYQFLEADKYVFAAPMWNLGIPAILKACIDYITVSGITFKYTEQGAVGLLRGKKAVHIMATGGEYKTPPFSDFEMANRYLKTILGFMGVEDFQTITAQRLDIVGEDVEKIMFTALKEAEEIAKRF; encoded by the coding sequence ATAGCAAAGCTACTGTATATAAAGGCTAATCCAAAGAGCGACCAAAGTTTAAGAACATTTATAATCTCAGAACATTTTATAAAGGTATACAAAGAATTTCATCCAAATGACCAGATTATCACTTTAGACCTTTACAAAGAAGGAATTCATTTTCTTTCTCAAGAGGACATCAACGATATCTTCGCTCCAAAAACTGAGGCATCAAAGCATCATCCTATTTTGAAATATGCCTATCAGTTTCTTGAGGCTGACAAGTATGTGTTTGCTGCACCTATGTGGAATTTGGGCATTCCCGCAATCCTCAAGGCATGTATAGACTATATCACAGTCTCTGGAATAACCTTTAAATACACAGAACAAGGGGCTGTGGGTCTTCTTCGTGGCAAAAAAGCAGTTCATATCATGGCAACAGGCGGAGAGTACAAAACACCACCATTTTCGGACTTTGAGATGGCAAACAGGTACCTGAAAACAATTTTGGGTTTTATGGGAGTTGAAGATTTTCAGACGATAACAGCTCAGCGGCTTGACATCGTAGGTGAGGATGTAGAAAAGATTATGTTCACTGCGTTGAAAGAGGCTGAGGAGATAGCAAAAAGGTTTTAA
- a CDS encoding DUF1667 domain-containing protein, which translates to MEKITCILCPKGCSIEKKEEGNEIKYIGYGCTRGLEYAKDEFTQPKRILTTTIHVKDGELEFLPVRTNKPIPKKLLFDAMAILRKVEVTAPVEVGSVVVKNILDTGADVIATRKVRKKSFF; encoded by the coding sequence ATGGAGAAAATTACGTGTATTTTGTGCCCAAAAGGCTGCAGTATTGAGAAAAAAGAAGAAGGGAATGAAATAAAATATATCGGTTATGGATGTACCCGTGGGCTTGAGTATGCAAAAGATGAGTTTACCCAGCCCAAAAGAATTCTCACAACAACCATCCATGTGAAAGATGGAGAGTTAGAGTTTTTGCCTGTTAGAACAAATAAGCCAATACCAAAGAAACTTCTTTTTGACGCTATGGCAATTCTAAGAAAAGTAGAAGTTACAGCACCAGTTGAGGTTGGTAGTGTTGTTGTAAAGAATATTTTAGATACTGGCGCTGATGTAATAGCAACAAGAAAAGTGAGAAAAAAAAGTTTTTTTTAA
- a CDS encoding YncE family protein: MKNNKKTVALLIICILIVVSTFSVLSQKTTATIPSVSKSNDFPNFKTVLKIPVSEEGIEYTGIVGYGSHEGPNAFDVKGDKIYILDNVHHRVLVYSKSKGDLIEKINIPEGQWIHGMAVDKNGKIYLFNAGLNTLITINNGTIEIASLNKEIRLEPFAYFGVSEKGPFVVLAGDKMKTCFLGKRQNGEYRENNLYVTEEKEGNMSSDGCIWKANVSNRKAYINTLEVSEFPRWLVDEYSAYYYIGKNGFVQFWKITNDYGEWIVKLDSKTQNIEGLVKIPDVKYSWPQKDVVLDNGNVFVLLPCEKRVYVLMVDSWMTSEQYIEYTKSLGSGENAISSKIETEQSAEKTLPAAIASSITRGQIILTAQQL, from the coding sequence ATGAAAAACAACAAAAAGACTGTAGCACTTTTAATAATATGCATTTTAATAGTTGTAAGTACTTTTTCTGTTTTATCTCAAAAAACCACAGCTACTATACCTTCAGTCAGCAAAAGCAATGATTTTCCAAATTTTAAGACTGTATTGAAGATTCCTGTATCTGAAGAAGGTATTGAATATACAGGAATAGTAGGTTATGGTTCTCACGAAGGACCTAATGCTTTTGATGTGAAAGGAGATAAAATCTACATTCTTGATAATGTTCATCATAGAGTACTTGTATACAGTAAGAGCAAAGGTGATTTAATTGAAAAAATTAATATACCAGAAGGGCAATGGATTCATGGTATGGCAGTTGATAAAAACGGCAAGATATATTTATTTAATGCTGGTCTGAATACTTTAATTACAATAAACAATGGCACAATTGAAATTGCCTCTTTAAATAAAGAGATACGGTTAGAACCATTTGCTTACTTTGGAGTAAGCGAAAAGGGGCCTTTTGTAGTACTTGCTGGAGACAAAATGAAAACTTGTTTTTTGGGTAAAAGACAAAATGGTGAGTATAGAGAGAATAACTTATACGTAACAGAAGAAAAAGAAGGAAACATGTCGTCTGATGGATGTATATGGAAAGCAAATGTTTCTAATCGAAAGGCTTACATCAATACACTTGAGGTTAGCGAATTTCCGAGATGGCTTGTCGACGAATACAGTGCCTATTATTATATTGGGAAAAATGGTTTTGTTCAATTTTGGAAGATAACCAATGATTATGGCGAATGGATAGTTAAGTTAGATTCAAAAACACAGAATATAGAAGGGCTCGTGAAAATTCCGGATGTTAAATATTCTTGGCCGCAAAAAGATGTAGTACTTGATAATGGGAACGTCTTTGTATTGTTGCCATGTGAGAAGAGGGTATATGTATTAATGGTTGACTCATGGATGACAAGCGAACAATATATAGAATACACAAAATCTTTAGGAAGTGGAGAAAATGCAATTAGTAGCAAAATTGAAACAGAGCAGTCTGCAGAAAAAACCTTACCCGCTGCGATAGCTTCCAGTATAACCAGAGGCCAAATAATTCTAACTGCTCAACAATTATAA
- a CDS encoding NAD(P)/FAD-dependent oxidoreductase codes for MDKIYDVIVIGAGVVGMSILRELSSYDLKIAAVEAMEDVAEGASKANSGIVHAGYDPIEGTNKAKFNVEGNRMFEELCRQLDVEYKMIGALVVAFDEKEINILEELLQRGKRNGVKGLEIKGKSWVLENETNLNREIRAALFAPYSGITNPYKLTIALYENAIQNGAKVYFGFKVCKVETQNGYFIIYSQDKRLLKTRILVNCAGVRADEISKMAGARKFTIYPRRGQYFILDKPEKEIVKRVIFQVPTEKGKGVLVTPTVDGNILLGPNSEYIECKDDTSTTQEGLDEVFEKAKRVVLTLTKKDVITIFSGIRATPDTHDFIIEEDERVKNFINVAGIESPGLTSSVAIGKYVAGMIAEKLNAKQKSNFNPYREDIKRFSELTDEERNEMIKKFPSFGNIVCRCELVSEYEIVEAIKRGARTIDGIKRRTRAGMGRCQGGFCTPRIIDILSRELNVDKTQITKFGKNSYILIEKRWGK; via the coding sequence ATGGATAAAATCTACGATGTTATTGTCATTGGAGCTGGAGTTGTTGGCATGTCAATTTTAAGAGAGCTTTCTTCTTACGATTTGAAGATTGCAGCAGTTGAAGCAATGGAAGATGTTGCAGAAGGTGCATCAAAAGCAAACTCTGGGATTGTGCATGCCGGATATGACCCTATTGAAGGTACAAACAAGGCAAAGTTTAATGTTGAAGGAAATAGAATGTTTGAAGAGCTCTGCAGGCAGCTTGATGTTGAGTATAAGATGATTGGGGCATTGGTTGTTGCATTTGATGAAAAAGAGATAAATATCTTAGAAGAGCTTTTGCAAAGAGGCAAACGAAATGGTGTGAAAGGACTTGAAATAAAAGGAAAATCATGGGTTTTAGAAAATGAGACAAATTTGAACAGAGAAATTAGAGCTGCCCTTTTTGCGCCATATTCGGGAATTACAAATCCATATAAGCTCACAATTGCACTTTATGAAAACGCCATCCAAAACGGTGCCAAGGTCTATTTTGGCTTTAAGGTGTGCAAAGTAGAAACACAAAATGGATATTTTATTATCTATTCCCAAGACAAGAGGCTGCTAAAGACTCGGATTCTTGTAAACTGTGCAGGTGTACGTGCAGATGAAATAAGCAAGATGGCAGGTGCAAGAAAGTTTACAATTTACCCGCGTCGAGGCCAGTACTTTATATTAGATAAGCCTGAGAAGGAAATTGTCAAAAGAGTTATATTCCAAGTGCCAACAGAAAAGGGCAAAGGTGTATTAGTCACACCAACTGTAGATGGAAATATCCTTCTTGGTCCAAATTCAGAGTATATAGAGTGCAAAGACGACACATCAACAACTCAAGAAGGACTTGATGAGGTTTTTGAAAAGGCAAAAAGAGTTGTCCTGACTTTAACTAAAAAGGATGTAATCACAATCTTTTCAGGTATCAGGGCAACACCTGATACTCATGATTTTATAATCGAGGAGGATGAAAGAGTTAAAAACTTCATAAATGTTGCGGGGATTGAATCTCCTGGCCTGACATCATCAGTTGCAATAGGAAAATATGTTGCCGGCATGATAGCAGAAAAATTAAATGCAAAACAAAAATCCAATTTTAATCCCTATAGAGAGGATATAAAAAGATTTTCAGAACTTACTGATGAAGAAAGAAATGAAATGATTAAAAAATTTCCGAGTTTTGGGAATATTGTTTGCAGGTGTGAGCTTGTATCAGAATATGAGATAGTTGAGGCAATAAAAAGAGGTGCAAGGACCATAGATGGCATCAAAAGAAGAACAAGAGCAGGTATGGGAAGGTGCCAGGGCGGATTTTGCACACCGCGCATAATTGATATTCTATCAAGAGAACTTAACGTTGATAAAACCCAGATAACTAAATTTGGGAAAAATTCATATATTTTGATTGAGAAAAGGTGGGGAAAGTAA
- a CDS encoding ABC transporter permease, whose amino-acid sequence MIRVVGDIVISFKTLESEIKKLFKSKLILLIYFFYVILMIMIYRNTNRNITSNSIFSPYASGLLLYCNLIGGIAITIISALICDREYQANLLFIYSTILKRKYFFLLKQFTIFWYSLLFSLISILLGVVFDAIIIAITLPWYKLIIQLISVVFCLYLVGNLSYTLHLLTKNFVYSLSIPLFLIFFEPAIHKFSINVFCIKFLVIFNIYGFLNGFFKNLKYGSIIVVPENQAYNSLLGSFFILLSYLIFMFTVQFLFIKSERFSSK is encoded by the coding sequence ATGATACGAGTGGTAGGTGATATAGTGATTAGCTTCAAAACATTAGAATCTGAGATAAAAAAACTGTTTAAATCTAAACTTATTCTTTTAATATATTTTTTCTATGTAATACTAATGATTATGATATATAGAAACACAAATAGAAACATAACTTCAAATAGTATTTTTTCTCCTTATGCATCAGGTTTGTTGTTATATTGTAATTTAATTGGCGGTATAGCGATAACAATTATTTCTGCTCTAATATGTGATAGAGAATACCAAGCAAATTTACTCTTTATTTATTCTACAATTCTGAAAAGAAAATACTTTTTTTTACTTAAGCAATTTACAATATTTTGGTATTCTTTACTTTTCAGTTTGATTTCTATACTTTTGGGTGTGGTTTTTGATGCAATTATAATTGCTATTACTTTACCATGGTACAAACTAATTATACAATTAATTAGTGTTGTTTTTTGTTTATATTTGGTGGGAAATTTATCATATACGTTACATCTGTTAACTAAGAATTTTGTTTATTCGTTAAGTATACCCTTATTTCTGATATTTTTTGAACCAGCAATTCATAAATTTTCCATCAATGTCTTTTGTATAAAATTTTTGGTTATATTTAATATATACGGTTTCTTAAATGGATTTTTTAAAAATTTAAAATATGGAAGCATAATAGTAGTTCCTGAGAATCAAGCATATAATTCGCTGTTAGGATCATTTTTTATACTTTTGAGTTATTTAATCTTTATGTTTACTGTTCAATTTTTATTTATCAAAAGTGAAAGGTTTTCATCTAAATGA
- a CDS encoding septal ring lytic transglycosylase RlpA family protein, whose translation MILDSESAAHKTIEFWTRVKVTSLENGKSTIVKILDRGPYVQGRILDMVKTAFSRIHNSSKGIFRGKIEWPIQS comes from the coding sequence GTGATATTGGATAGCGAAAGTGCTGCACATAAGACAATTGAATTTTGGACAAGGGTAAAAGTAACCAGTCTTGAAAATGGCAAAAGCACAATAGTAAAAATATTAGATAGAGGTCCATATGTGCAAGGTAGAATATTGGATATGGTAAAAACAGCATTTTCAAGAATTCATAATTCAAGTAAAGGAATTTTTAGGGGGAAAATAGAATGGCCTATTCAAAGTTAA
- a CDS encoding glycerol-3-phosphate responsive antiterminator: MENLLDELIQNPIIPAVRDKAILESALNSECRVIFLLHSTILTIRDEISMIKQKNKLVFVHIDLIEGVGKDEKGIEFLKSIGADGIISTRQNLINHAFSLSLPCVQRIFLIDSQSISSGLKMIENSKPTFVEVLPGVIPKAIYKLSQNTQIPIIAGGMIESKEEVIEALGAGAVAISTSNSNLFSLL; this comes from the coding sequence ATGGAAAATCTATTAGATGAACTCATTCAAAATCCTATTATACCAGCTGTAAGAGATAAAGCAATACTTGAATCTGCCTTAAATTCTGAGTGTAGGGTTATTTTTCTTCTTCACTCTACTATTTTAACCATTAGGGATGAAATTAGTATGATAAAACAAAAAAATAAACTTGTGTTTGTCCATATTGATCTTATAGAAGGGGTGGGAAAAGACGAAAAAGGGATTGAATTTCTCAAAAGCATTGGTGCTGATGGTATTATATCAACAAGGCAAAACCTAATCAACCATGCCTTTTCACTTTCTCTGCCTTGTGTACAGAGAATATTTCTTATAGACTCACAATCAATATCTTCAGGACTTAAAATGATAGAAAACTCAAAACCAACGTTTGTTGAAGTGCTACCAGGTGTTATACCAAAAGCCATTTATAAACTTTCCCAAAATACTCAAATTCCAATTATTGCGGGTGGAATGATTGAATCAAAAGAAGAAGTAATAGAGGCATTGGGTGCCGGAGCTGTTGCAATATCAACAAGCAACAGTAATCTTTTTTCTCTTCTTTAA